In Dasypus novemcinctus isolate mDasNov1 chromosome 10, mDasNov1.1.hap2, whole genome shotgun sequence, one DNA window encodes the following:
- the LOC101432036 gene encoding olfactory receptor 5M5-like — translation MLKKNYASVSEFILLGLTDRTELQPVLFVVFLAIYLITVIGNLTMILLIRIDSKLHTPMYFFLSHLSFVDLCYSTNVTPQMLVNFLFKKKTISFTGCFIQFYFFIALVITDYYMLTVMAYDRYMAICKPLLYVSEMSKLICLSLVAVPYIYGFANGLAQTILMLRLSFCGPNEINHFYCADPPLLVLACSDTYVKETAMFVVAGFNLTCSLTIILISYIFIFTAILGIRSAEGRRKAFSTCGSHVMAVTIFFGSLFCMYLRPPSETSVEQGKIVAVFYIFLSPMLNPLIYSLRNKDVKRALREVIQKKLFAK, via the coding sequence ATGTTAAAGAAAAACTATGCATCCGTGTCTGAGTTTATTCTCCTGGGACTGACAGACAGAACTGAGTTGCAACCTGTGCTTTTTGTGGTATTTCTAGCTATCTATCTTATCACAGTAATTGGTAATCTGACTATGATTTTGTTAATCAGAATTGACTCAAAACTTCACACTCCAATGTACTTCTTCCTCAGTCACCTCTCCTTTGTAGATCTCTGTTACTCCACCAATGTCACTCCTCAGATGCTAGTTAACTTCTTATTCAAGAAAAAAACTATTTCCTTCACTGGTTGTTTTATACAATTCTACTTTTTCATTGCCCTGGTGATTACAGATTATTATATGCTTACCGTTATGGCTTACGACCGCTATATGGCCATCTGTAAGCCTTTGTTGTATGTGAGCGAAATGTCCAAACTTATCTGCCTCTCCCTGGTCGCTGTTCCCTATATTTATGGCTTTGCAAACGGTCTGGCACAGACCATCCTGATGCTGCGTCTCTCCTTCTGTGGACCCAATGAGATCAACCACTTTTACTGTGCAGACCCACCTCTCTTAGTCCTCGCCTGCTCAGATACCTATGTCAAAGAAACTGCCATGTTTGTGGTGGCTGGCTTCAACCTCACCTGCTCTCTCACCATCATCCtcatctcttatatttttatcttcaCAGCCATCCTAGGCATCCGCTCAGCTGAAGGGAGGCGCAAAGCTTTCTCCACCTGTGGATCTCACGTGATGGCTGTCACCATCTTTTTTGGAAGTCTTTTCTGCATGTATTTGAGGCCCCCTTCTGAGACATCTGTAGAACAGGGGAAAATTGTCGCtgttttttatatctttctgaGTCCTATGCTAAATCCTTTGATCTATAGCCTGAGGAACAAAGATGTTAAAAGAGCATTAAGGGAAGTTATTCAAAAGAAATTGTTTGCTAAAtaa